The genomic interval GAATGTTTATTCAAAAAAAGACGCTTCCATCCACATTCTTTATGTGAAATAGGAAACGTCTTTTTGTTTTAGTATTGTGTCATTCAGATTACTCTTTCAGCGTTACTTTCAGGCTAGCCTCATACGCTTATTCGTACTCGTTATAGATGTCCATTAATCCTGTTTCATCGTAAACATAGATTGTAGCACCTAAATGCTTTGTAACTAAGCGGATTGGAACGAAAGCAACTCCATTTTTAATTTCAATTGGTACACCCATTTCATACTCAGTACCATCTACAAAAACGACATTGCTACCAGCTTGAACAGTAGCTACTTTACCATCAAACTCAAAGGTAATAACCTTGTTTTCTCCATCCCATGCTGCCTCTGTGTAAGCAATATCTGTAACGATGGAAATAGGAACCATTGTATTCCCATTCTCAATGTAAGGAACAGCATCTAATTCCACATAGTCATGGTTAACCATAGCTATCGGACTACCAATCTCTATTGTGGCAGTTCTTGGGAATAAAAGCGGCTCAATCATCTGACGAACTGGAGAGTTCTCTTGAATTTGCTCCAACTCGTTATAATCTGACGATAGTTCATATAGATCATAAACATCTACACGATCAAATGCTGGTAGCTCAACATTTCCATGGACGTTCCAATACACATCCTCTGATTCAATGAGAATATGAAGTGGTTCTTCTCCACCTACTGTTGGCTCAAGCGTAAGATCAAATTTCATTTCACTTTTAACTAATTCAGCATCATCTGTTACATAATAATTTAATTCTATAGCAAGGTCTGGAGTAAATCCTAGCTGTTCAGCAATATCTGCTTCATCAAATTGATCGATGGCTGCTTTCACTTCACGAAGAGCTGTTCTAAGCTCAGTAACCATTTCTGTTATTTCTTCATCTGTTAAGCCGTAGCCTTCCTCAGCTACAAAATCAGAAAGCAATAGATTGAAATATTCTAGGGCAATGCTGTCTAGCTGATCATATTCAGCCAGGTTTCCTAAAGTGTAGGAAATAAAGTCCTTTACATCCTCTAGATTCATATTTAATTGGATGTGATTCACAGTCTTTGTAGATCCAGGGGTGCTAACCTGAACCTTTCCTTTGTTGTCGATATCTCTTAAGTCATAATCAAACTGCTCAATATAATCTGTAAAAGCATTGAATATAAAAGTGTTTAAGCTATTAATCTCTGCTTGAGAAACTCCTTGTATATTCATTCCAGCTTCAGAATCTAAATGGAAGAACTTATCCTCAATTGGTGTCTTGAAGTACATGCTCTCGCCAAGTGTATAGATTTCTAACTGTGGATTCTGCTCACTATCCCAGTATACGGATTCTTTAATTGTAGCTGGGTTCTCAAATCCTAGTTTCATATACGCGTTTTGTAAATCCTGTTGCTTAATATCGAGGACTATCCCTTCCTCTAGAACCTTTAAGATTAGGGCCATTTCTTTTGGCATTGTTCCTAAAGAATCATGATCAGCAAGATTCGTCTTTATTTTTATTTTTGATTTTGCTTCGTAAGATGACTGACTCACCTCTAATTGGTCAAGAACAACAGACGTTAACGCTGGAGTTGTGCTTGAACAGGCAGCTAAAATAAGAACTAAAGCTAAAAATACCGGTAAAAATTTCTTCAATTGTACTTCCTCCTCTTGATTAATTGATTTCTCTTCATATGGATAATTCTTCTTCCATGAGGGGTTTTCCTGCAATGAAAGAGTTACTGAAATGTGAAGGATATACCTTCCAATCTTACTTTTTTCCGAAGTGGAATAATGTTGGGGAAAATGACCATACTAAGAATAGTTGGGGAGTAGCCAAGCGGTAAGGCAACGGACTTTGACTCCGTGATGCGTAGGTTCAAATCCTGCCTTCCCAGCCATCCAAGCTAATCACAGCGATGTATGTAGGTTTCATGATGTTATATGTAGGTCATCTAATTGGTTTTTACCCTTCTTTTTTAGTTTATAATCAACTTTTTTTCATAAATTGTCACCTTTAGGACATTTACAATCCTGCAATTCTACTCTATAATATGGAATAGTTGCAGTGTGATGTAAGGGAGGATTGGAGACTATGCCACGTATGTATCGAGTCTTTGCATTTTGGACTGCGGTCATTGCATTATTAGCACTTATTGGTCATATGCCAGGTATGGCTTTATTATTCTTTGCTCAGACAGCTGTTTTCGTTGCTCTTAGCTTCATGAACTTGACTGAGAGAGGATATATCTATATCTTTGCTGGGTATCTTGTTTTATTTTTTGTTGGATTTACATACTACACAACATTTTTAATGTAGTTTGTAATCCCCAGCACTCACAACGAAATGTTACTAAGATAATGAACGAATGTTTACATTTTGTAACAAGCTTATGACAAGAAAAGTACATCAATGAAAAAGCTGTGCCAGCTAACTGGTACAGCTTTTTTACAGTATTAAGAAAGTATAAAATTTGATACCTTGTTTTTCTTCAAATTATATGATTGACTAGACGACTTCTTTGAGAGGGCTTCGATAGTAGCTTTCATTGTCAAAGCATCTATCCAAGTCATCCAGAATTACTAAACTGAAGCTCATTATATAAATGTAACTGGTTTAAGAAAATCGTAGGCTTTCTCCTGCTGCTCATACTTGCCTTTGGATAAAATCAACACTCTGAATGATCCCGATATACTTTCAGGGGAAATCAAATGTCTAATCGCCCGATTTTTTGCTATCCCTTTATGCTGGAACGGGTCTCCACCAGTGTGGTTAGCAAGATACTGTAGTATTCCTGCCTGTAGTAAAAATTGATGCTGAGGAAACAGTCCTTGCTTGTTCCACCCCCCTTTTATCGCTTCACGGGTTATAGAGTCGAAGTGAATATGATATGTAATATCTTTATGACCAGGCTGCTCTAAAGGACGATCATCCACTTGATGCTGATAATAACATAATAAGCTTCCTTCTCTATACTGTGGAAGGGCTATTTCTTCATCCGTATAGCCATAATCAACTACAAACCAAAGGGCGCTCTGGATCTTTTTTGAAAAGTTGTGTAACCACTGAGAAACAGCAACAGGGATTTCCATAACCTGTCCTTCATTTATGGATAGATGGTTATCTCGCAGGTAATCCGTTACTGACTTCTTTGGATCAATTAATTGTTCAATTAGCTGTTGTTGCTTTTCTGACCATGTAACCGCTATTTCTTTAATGCCTCCATTGATCTTCTTGATAAGATGGACGGGGAAGGCATCAAATAGCTCATTGGTTAAGATGATTCCCTCATAGCCCTCCCATTCATCTTCAATAGAAATCCAACGGACTCTCTCTCCATGAACATCTAGCTGTTCCTTTTGCTGACGAATATGCTGCTCACTTCGATCAAAAATATAATACGTACTATCCTTGTAAACAAGGGGATGTTTCGTTTGCAGGGTTTGAAGAAACTGCGTAGCAAATAAGCCGGTTCCAGCCCCCACCTCTAAAAAGGTGAGAGGTACGTTAGAGGCCTTACTCACCTGTACACTTAGATCTACAAATGTTTCAGCAAAAACAGAATGAACGGAGCTAGATGTGTAAAAGTCTCCCTGTTTCCCTATCTTAACAGTAGGTTTCATATAGTATCCTAGTTCAGGATGATACAGGCTCTGCTCCATGTATTCAGCAAATGTAATGAAACCCTGCTCAGATTGTACGATTTTTTCTCTGATAATTTGTTCAAGCTCTCGACCCTTCATAAAGTTCTCCTTAGCCCACACATTTACTATTTATTAAAGCTGACCAACATATGGATTGAATTGGGCTTCAGCTTTCACCGTAGTACTTGGACCATGTCCAGGATATACCGCTGTGCCCGGAGGAAGAGTTAGCAATTTAGTTTGTATGCAGTTAATCAGCCGGTCGTAATCTCCTCCTTGTAGATCTGTTCGTCCAATTGAACCTGCAAATAAAGTATCGCCTGCTATGACAAGATCATGTTTAGCAAAGTAAAAGGACACGCTTCCAGGGGAATGTCCAGGAGTGTGTAATACCTCGATATCAAAGCCTGCAAACTCAAGTCTTTGACCGTCCTCAATAGCAGTACTTTCAATATTGATGACTAGAGGCTCCAAAACAGCTGGCCATCTCGCTGATCCATTAAGCTCAGGAGTACTTAACCAGCTTTGCTCTTCTGAATGAATATAAACTGGAGCGTTCGTATGCTTCATTACTTGCTCCAAACCACCTATATGATCAAAATGGGCATGGGTAAGAAGAATCGCTTTAATATCCATACTTCCTATCTCCTGAATCATCGCATCTGGTTCCATTCCAGGATCAATGACAATACCTTCATTATCATCATTAGATATAACAAACCCGTTAGTCTGTACTGGCCCAAGCGGCTGAGTCCATAGCTTCATTTTTTACTCCTCCATTTGCTTTATGCTGGGGCCATATAGAAAATTCATCGGCACCCTTCCCTCTATTGTACATCTACAAAATTTTAGCAGCAAGCTGAGCGAGCTGTGATCTCTCCCCTTTCTCTAATTTCACATGCCCACTTATCGCATATTCTTTAAATTGCTCCACGACATACGTTAATCCATTGTTTGATTCATCTAAATAAGGATGATCAATCTGTTCGGGGTCGCCCATTAAAATGAGCTTACTTCCTTCCCCTACTCTAGTTAGAATTGTTTTAGCCTCATGCTTTGTTAAATTCTGTGCCTCATCTATTATAATAAATTGATCGGGAATGCTCCTTCCTCTGATATAGGTTAGTGCTTCCACTTCAATCGTTTTATTCATACCTGCTAGAATTCTCTCTAAATCCCCTGCTTTTTTGGTGTGAAATAAATATTGAAGATTATCAAAGATAGGCTGCATCCATGGTCTAAGCTTTTCTTCTTTTTCACCAGGAAGATAGCCTATATCCTTTCCTAGTGGTACAACAGGTCTAGCCACAAGCATTCGTTGATACTTATGCTCATCCTCAATTTTTAATAATCCCGCTGCCAAGGAAAGAAGGGTTTTACCTGTTCCTGCCTTACCTGTTATTGTCACTAAAGGGATTTGATCATCTAGTAAGAGGTCAATCAGCATTTTCTGCTGTACATTTCTTGCCTTTACTCCCCAAACATGCTCCTCATTATGCTGCTTGAGTGGCAAAACTCTCTGCTTATCAAGACTAATCCTACCGATAGCTGAGGAAGAACTACCATATTTATCTTTTAAAACAATAAATTGATGGGGATACCAGTGTTGAGTGAAGGAGAGAGAGGCAATTTCTAGATACTGCTGAGAGTAGAAAAGATCAATCTTTTCTTTTTCTACATTAACAGTCATATAGCCTGTGTAGCTTTTGGAGTATTGGATCACTTGATCGGATAGAAAATCTTCAGCCTGTAATCCGAAAACCTCCGATTTCACGCGAACGAGGGCATCTTTACTTACTAATATAACGGGGACATGCTCCCCTTTAGTTTGAAACTCATCTAGCAAATTTAAAGCTACGGCGATGATACGATTATCATTTGTTTTTTCAACTAAAATATCCTGTAGCTTTTGATATGACTTATGGTTAAGCTCTACTCTTAATGTGCCTCCGTGCTCAAGCTGTACACCAAGATGTAGCTTTCCTTTTTGACGATATTGATCCAGTAAGCGGGATACATATCTTGCATTACGTCCAATTTCATCCATATACCTTTTTTTAGAATCAATTTCCTCTAATACGACTGCTGGAATCACAACTTCATTATCCTCAAAGGAATAAATCGCATGAGGATCTTGTAAAAGTACATTCGTATCTAATACGTAGACCTTCTTCAAATTTTCGCCTCCCTTATATGACACCTGGCTGGAAAAAAAGATGGATGTTACATGCTGTTTTTTTATTGTATGATTCATGAAAATAATATAGACGGGTAAACTATGCCTATTCTCTTTAAATGTAGATGGATGAAGCTATCTGCAATTGGAAGGAGGTGTAGATAAAATGAATAAGAACTTACTATCCGTACTATTAGTTATCTGCTGCTTCACTTTACTTTCGGCCTGTTCTCCTAATTCAGAAGCACAGCCTGATGGCTATTCAAGCTACTATAATCAGAATGAGCTAGGAGCTTACGACAATTATTCAGGCTACAATGATGGTATGACTTCGTATGATAGCTATAATATGTACGATGAGCCTGTCCCTGTTCGTCCTAGAAATAGCTATAAAGGCTATAGGGACGGATTTATCCCAGAGAATGAACAAGTGAATAGAACAGATTCTCAGGAAGTGGCTGATCGCTTAGTTGAGCTAGCTACTCGAATTGATCATGTTAATGACGCTACAGCTGTTGTTCTTGGGCGCTATGCTGTTGTTGGTATTGATATTGATGCCAAGCTAGACCGTTCCAAGGCCGGAACAGTAAAGTATTCCGTTGCTGAAGCGTTAAAAGCGGATCCACGTGGTGCCTATGCCATCGTTACAGCTGATCCAGATACCAACTTCCGTTTAAGGGAAATGGGTAAAGAGGTTCGAGAAGGACATCCTGTCGCTGGCATTATGGAAGAGCTAGCAGAAATAGTTGGGAGGCTAATGCCCCAGGTTCCTAGATCTGTACAGCAGCCAGAGAATCCGGATGGGACTCCTGTCTCTCCCGAGTAGTAACTTATAGATACGGAGTAACATTAAACTTGCCATATGATAAATAGTTCTGCATACCAAAAAGGAGAAGGCAGTTATGTGAAAACTACCTTCTCCTTTTATATGACTCCAAATTATGCTTTTAGCGCATCCATAACCTGCTTATCCAGCTTAGCAGCCGCTTCTTCATCGTATGTTTTGTCATACGCAGGCTCTGTTACAATTTTTGCTCCGTAAAACATCACATCTCGCACCTCAGAAACACTTACAGAGACCTTTGCTAGCTTGATTGGCACTTCCTCCATACGTTCACTTTCAACACTAGCCTTACCAGAAATGGAAAAACAAGATCCTGCTCCGATTAGATTAAATACCACCGCATCATTTTTATTGATATTTTCAATGATTCTTGAACGATGATCCACCGCAAATTTTATGGTTCCAGCATCAGCTGCATATACCCATGAGATCGCACTGACACTTGGTGCTCCAGATTCATGATCTACAGTAGCTAAAGTAATAAAACGTTCCTTCTGTAGTAGTCCTTGTAAGTCTTCATTCAATTCTGTTGCTGGTGTGTTTTTAGCCATGTTTAAGCCTCCCTTAAATCATCTTAATTGATACGTACTATTGGGATTCTTCCCCTTTTATCACGTTTCTAAAACTAAAAGAGTTTATTTATGTAGCAATTCTTTAAGCTGTTGACGAATTTCAATAAGATTACTTTCTGGGATGATCGTATAGGATTGACTTGAATCCCAATAAGCATCCGTTTCAATAGAACTGATTTGTGGAGTCCTTAAAGATACAAAGGATCTTGTCAGCTCCATCAACTGCTCAGAGGTGAAATTAGTTGAAACGTTATCTGCAATCGCTTCAATCACATTGTCCAAATTCGTCATACCTTGTATGGATAATAGCTTACCGATAACGGCTCGAATGACCTCCTGCTGTCTTTCATTTCGCTCAAAGTCACTGGAATAATAGCTTACTCCACGGTTATCCAAGCGGTGACGGACATAGTCTAGGGCATTTTTTCCGTCCAATGTCTGCTCACCTGGCTCTAAACGAATATGCGTACCATCAATAGGGTCATCATATTGCATGGATCTTGAAACATTAACTCTGACACCATCTACAGCATCAACAACATCAACAAAGCCGTCAAAGCCTATTTGTACGTGAAAATCTATAGGAATATCTAATAGGTTTGATAATGTTTTTTTCACTAGCGAAGGACCGGTTTCTGTAATCATCTCCCCATTTCTTTCCTGTGAGGCTCTTTTTAACTCTCCATAAGCATAAGCTGAGTTAACCTTACGATAACCAGAGTATCCAGGTATTTCAGCTTTAGTGTCTCTTGGGATAGAGAGCATAGTGATTCCTTTGTCATTAGGGTCTACTACTGCAACTAATAGAACATCAGTATTATAGCCTCCACCGCCTGCTCTTCCATCTGTACCCATAATAGCAACGGCAAAAGGCTCGTCTTTGTTTCGATCAACAGGAGTTAAGGATGGATCAAGTGTCGCTGCATTTGCTGATTGCCCCGTTGATGATTTAGTTTCAGAAATTCCTGCAAATAACTGATCAAGCTTAGAATAGAAAAAGCCAAAAACAGTTATCGCCCCTAAAAAGATAATCAAAAAACTGATGCCTACTATCGTTAATCTCTTTTTTTTCTTTTGCTTCAATTTCCTGCGTTTACTCCTAGTCCGACTAACCGTT from Bacillus horti carries:
- a CDS encoding copper amine oxidase N-terminal domain-containing protein, with protein sequence MKKFLPVFLALVLILAACSSTTPALTSVVLDQLEVSQSSYEAKSKIKIKTNLADHDSLGTMPKEMALILKVLEEGIVLDIKQQDLQNAYMKLGFENPATIKESVYWDSEQNPQLEIYTLGESMYFKTPIEDKFFHLDSEAGMNIQGVSQAEINSLNTFIFNAFTDYIEQFDYDLRDIDNKGKVQVSTPGSTKTVNHIQLNMNLEDVKDFISYTLGNLAEYDQLDSIALEYFNLLLSDFVAEEGYGLTDEEITEMVTELRTALREVKAAIDQFDEADIAEQLGFTPDLAIELNYYVTDDAELVKSEMKFDLTLEPTVGGEEPLHILIESEDVYWNVHGNVELPAFDRVDVYDLYELSSDYNELEQIQENSPVRQMIEPLLFPRTATIEIGSPIAMVNHDYVELDAVPYIENGNTMVPISIVTDIAYTEAAWDGENKVITFEFDGKVATVQAGSNVVFVDGTEYEMGVPIEIKNGVAFVPIRLVTKHLGATIYVYDETGLMDIYNEYE
- a CDS encoding DUF2626 family protein; this translates as MPRMYRVFAFWTAVIALLALIGHMPGMALLFFAQTAVFVALSFMNLTERGYIYIFAGYLVLFFVGFTYYTTFLM
- a CDS encoding class I SAM-dependent methyltransferase, whose amino-acid sequence is MKGRELEQIIREKIVQSEQGFITFAEYMEQSLYHPELGYYMKPTVKIGKQGDFYTSSSVHSVFAETFVDLSVQVSKASNVPLTFLEVGAGTGLFATQFLQTLQTKHPLVYKDSTYYIFDRSEQHIRQQKEQLDVHGERVRWISIEDEWEGYEGIILTNELFDAFPVHLIKKINGGIKEIAVTWSEKQQQLIEQLIDPKKSVTDYLRDNHLSINEGQVMEIPVAVSQWLHNFSKKIQSALWFVVDYGYTDEEIALPQYREGSLLCYYQHQVDDRPLEQPGHKDITYHIHFDSITREAIKGGWNKQGLFPQHQFLLQAGILQYLANHTGGDPFQHKGIAKNRAIRHLISPESISGSFRVLILSKGKYEQQEKAYDFLKPVTFI
- a CDS encoding MBL fold metallo-hydrolase, with the protein product MKLWTQPLGPVQTNGFVISNDDNEGIVIDPGMEPDAMIQEIGSMDIKAILLTHAHFDHIGGLEQVMKHTNAPVYIHSEEQSWLSTPELNGSARWPAVLEPLVINIESTAIEDGQRLEFAGFDIEVLHTPGHSPGSVSFYFAKHDLVIAGDTLFAGSIGRTDLQGGDYDRLINCIQTKLLTLPPGTAVYPGHGPSTTVKAEAQFNPYVGQL
- a CDS encoding PhoH family protein yields the protein MKKVYVLDTNVLLQDPHAIYSFEDNEVVIPAVVLEEIDSKKRYMDEIGRNARYVSRLLDQYRQKGKLHLGVQLEHGGTLRVELNHKSYQKLQDILVEKTNDNRIIAVALNLLDEFQTKGEHVPVILVSKDALVRVKSEVFGLQAEDFLSDQVIQYSKSYTGYMTVNVEKEKIDLFYSQQYLEIASLSFTQHWYPHQFIVLKDKYGSSSSAIGRISLDKQRVLPLKQHNEEHVWGVKARNVQQKMLIDLLLDDQIPLVTITGKAGTGKTLLSLAAGLLKIEDEHKYQRMLVARPVVPLGKDIGYLPGEKEEKLRPWMQPIFDNLQYLFHTKKAGDLERILAGMNKTIEVEALTYIRGRSIPDQFIIIDEAQNLTKHEAKTILTRVGEGSKLILMGDPEQIDHPYLDESNNGLTYVVEQFKEYAISGHVKLEKGERSQLAQLAAKIL
- a CDS encoding YhcN/YlaJ family sporulation lipoprotein, whose amino-acid sequence is MNKNLLSVLLVICCFTLLSACSPNSEAQPDGYSSYYNQNELGAYDNYSGYNDGMTSYDSYNMYDEPVPVRPRNSYKGYRDGFIPENEQVNRTDSQEVADRLVELATRIDHVNDATAVVLGRYAVVGIDIDAKLDRSKAGTVKYSVAEALKADPRGAYAIVTADPDTNFRLREMGKEVREGHPVAGIMEELAEIVGRLMPQVPRSVQQPENPDGTPVSPE
- a CDS encoding pyridoxamine 5'-phosphate oxidase family protein; protein product: MAKNTPATELNEDLQGLLQKERFITLATVDHESGAPSVSAISWVYAADAGTIKFAVDHRSRIIENINKNDAVVFNLIGAGSCFSISGKASVESERMEEVPIKLAKVSVSVSEVRDVMFYGAKIVTEPAYDKTYDEEAAAKLDKQVMDALKA
- a CDS encoding LCP family protein, coding for MEENRTVSRTRSKRRKLKQKKKKRLTIVGISFLIIFLGAITVFGFFYSKLDQLFAGISETKSSTGQSANAATLDPSLTPVDRNKDEPFAVAIMGTDGRAGGGGYNTDVLLVAVVDPNDKGITMLSIPRDTKAEIPGYSGYRKVNSAYAYGELKRASQERNGEMITETGPSLVKKTLSNLLDIPIDFHVQIGFDGFVDVVDAVDGVRVNVSRSMQYDDPIDGTHIRLEPGEQTLDGKNALDYVRHRLDNRGVSYYSSDFERNERQQEVIRAVIGKLLSIQGMTNLDNVIEAIADNVSTNFTSEQLMELTRSFVSLRTPQISSIETDAYWDSSQSYTIIPESNLIEIRQQLKELLHK